TCCGGAGCAAACCGTCCCATCGCGCAGATCTACCCCGCCCCTGATCTCCACTGGGTGGGGGACGGCTTCCGCGTCATGGGCTACCTGCAGGCCTATCCCACCCTGGAAAAGGCGATGAACCCGTTCCTGCTGCTGGATTATCACCCCCCGTACCACTATCCGCCGACCCAGGCCCGCCGCGGCGTCGGCACCCATCCCCACCGCGGCTTCGAGACCGTCACGCTGGCCTTCGAGGGCAGCGTCTCGCACCACGACAGTGCGGGCGGCGGCGGCACGATCGGGCCCGGTGACGTGCAATGGATGTCAGCCGCCTCGGGCGTGCTGCACCAGGAGTATCACGAGGCGAATTTCGCCCGACAGGGCGGCCTCTTCCACATGGCGCAGCTGTGGGTCAACCTGCCGGCGGCCCACAAGATGGGCCCGCCGTCCTACCACGCCATCACGGCCGCCGAGATGGGCGAGGTGACGTTGCCGGACGGGGCGGGCCGGGTGCGCGTGATTGCAGGCGAGTTCGAAGGGGCACGCGGGCCGGCCCGGCCGTTCACGCCGATCGCGATCCAGGACATCCAGCTGCAGCCAGGTGGACGCCACACCTGGAACCTTCCGCCCCATTACAACGTGGGCCTGGTCGTGATGGCCGGCGAAATCCTCGTCAACGACACCACGCGAGCGGGCCTGCACGATTTCGTGAGCTTCGGGCATGACGCCGAGCGCTTCAGCCTGACCACCAGCGAGGGGGCCCGGCTGCTGCTGCTGGCCGGGGAACCGATCAACGAGCCGGTGGTGTCCTACGGCCCGTTCGTGATGAACACGATGGCGGAGATCAAGCAGGCCATCACCGACTACAACGACGGCAAGTTCGGCCGGCTGGACGATTGACCGCCGAGCGCGGCGCTCAGCGGGCCGCGCTCAGGTCCCAGACCCGCACCGTGGCGTCGGTGCTGCCCGTGATGACCTGACGCCGGCTGGGGTGGAACGCGAGTGAGGTGATGGCCCCCTGATGGCCCCCGAAGCGGCCGACCGGCGCGCCGGTGTCGACCTCCCAGAGGTGCACCACCTTGTCGCTGCCCCCGGTGGCGAGGAGGCGGCCATCGGGACTGAAACGCACCTGATGGCGATTGCCGTTGAGGCCGGCCAGGGTCCGCACCACCTGATACGTCTGGGTATCGTAGAGCACGACACGGCGATCGCCGCTGCTCGCGGCCATCAAGCGGCCATCCGGACTGAAAGCCACGCTGGTGATCGAATCTGCGCGGCCGGCGAAGGTGGCCAGCGGGCGGCCCTGCTTGAGATCCCAGAGCTTGAGCGTGCCGTTCCAATCGCCGGTGACCAGGCGCCCCCCGTCCGGCGATACGTCCAGCGCCGTGAGGGCATCCTCACCCACGCTGAGAACGTCCCGGGTGGCGGCGGTGCGAGGGTCGCGCCAGCGCAGATGGCCATCGTCGCCGACGCTGGCAATGCCGTCCCCGGCCGCGAACACGACCGCCAAGGCGCCCCCATTGGGCTTGTTGACGGAGGTCAGCACCTGGAAGCTGCGGGTGTCCCACAGGCGCAACAGGCCATCCTGGCTGCCACTGGCCAGCATGCTGCCATCCGGGCTGTAGGCCAGTGCCCAGACGGCGCCCATGCGATCTTCCAGCACTCGCTGGCGATCGCCGGTGGCCGCATCCCACAGCATGATCACGCCGTCGGCACCGGCACTGGCCAGCGTGCGCCCATCGGGCGAGACCGCCACGGCGCGCACGGCCTCGGCATGGCCACGCAGGACCTGCGCACCACTGCCGGCGCGACGGCTGGCGCCCGCCTGGAAATCGGGCTTGCGCACGTCACTGAGCGACACACTGCCACAGCCGGACAGGCTCAACGCCAGCCCCAACGCCGCCACCTGGACCCATTTGCTCTGACGCACCGTGCGCTTCCTCTCTTCAGCACGGCGGCTCCGGCTCGGAGCCGCCCGTGGTTAACGAATATGATAGAGAGGTTATCGAATGGTGAAGACAGGGCTTGCCTGGGTCAAGGTAAAGAAGAGATTATCAAAGGTTCTTGATCAGCATCTCTTCATGCACGTAGCTGTCGCCCTTGGTGTTGACCCCCACCAACAGCTCGTCGCCCTGCATGTGGTCCTTGTTCAGGTAGGCCGGGTAGACCGTCGCCAGCGTGGCGGAGGTCTTCACCACCACGTAGACCACCAGGCTCGACACGTCCGTCTTGTACCAGTTGGTGGCATTGCGCTTCAGCTCGCTGTCGCGCTTCCAGGCCGCCTTGGGAAAGCGGATCGCCAGAATCCGGTCCTCCGGATACTTGGCCTGCCAGCTGCTGCGCACCAGGGCCGTCAGCTTGGCCTTGTCCGCCCCACTGTAGCGCTCGGGCGGCAGGCGATAGGCCGCCGCGGAGGCCTCTCCGAAATTGGCGGCCCGCTCGGCCACGGCTTTCTGGGCGTCCGCCAGCGCCTGCTTGGCGGCCACCAGCTCGCCATCGGCCTCGCCCTTGAAAGCCCCGAACGCGATGAAGCGCTCCGCTTCCTTGAGGGTCTGATAGATGCCGGAACTCGGATGGAAGTAGTTGGGGTTGCGATCCTTCACCCCCTTGTCCGCCATGGCCACGGCCACCTGGGTTTTGAGGCCGGCCAGCCGTAACATCAAGGTGCCCATGCGCTGGTAGGCCCCCTCGAACTCGGGATGCTTGCGCAACTCATGCTGCTGAGACTGGAAGTAGCGCCAGTTGCCCTCCAGTTCCCGCACCTTCTCATCGACCGGACGCGAGCCCTCCAGCGTGGCAAAATCCTCGTCGAGTGCGGCCACCCACTTGCGAAACACGTCTTCGGTGTAGGGGTGCAGCCGGGCAGGCGCCGGGTTGCCCTGGGGCAGGCTCACGCCATTCAGGTCGATCTTGACCCCCGACAGGTCGATCGCCTGGGCCGGTGAGGTCAGGGCCACCCCAGCGAGAACCGTCAGGGTCAGGGCGGAAATGCGGAACATGAAGTCTCCTTCGACGATCGGGGCGCGGGTCCATTCCTGCGCGGTGCCACCGGGCTGGTCAGCCGACCGCAGGGACAGGCGAGGTCCTCGGAGCGGGTTGCCGCGACGCCCTGTGGGCGTGCGGCCCTGATTGTGGCGCCGCCTCGTCCCCTTGTCAAACGACGCGCGGGCGGTCGCGGGCCCCGCCATCCGGAAAGTCGGCCGGGCAGGGCAGGGCCCCGCGCCGACCTGACCGGCGGGCGACAGTCGCTCAGGCGGCGTGAAGGAATGAAATTCATCACTTCTTTGCCGGAGCTTAATCGCAAATTAACCATAACGAGCCGAGCTGAAACGTCGCTGGAACCAGCCAGACCGACATCCTTCAAGCCCCCCTGGCCGACCCCTGTCGGCCCACCCGGAAGGTCGACCTTCGATGCGCCAACCCCTGCTTTCCCTGCTCGCGGCGACCCTGCTGCTGGCCGCCTGCGGCCGCCCGGCAATCGCCCCGGTCGCCAGCGAAACCGCAACGGGGCAGGCGGCCAGCCGGTCGCGCGAGGCCAGCGTCGGGCGCATCAGCTTCAAGCACGACAGCGGCCTGGCCAAGCTGGAGCGCTGGGGCTTCGACCTGTTCGAAAACGTCGACCGCAACGCCGGCACCGTCGGCGCGCGGCTGACGGAGGCGCAGATCCGGCGCCTGAAGGCAGCCGGCTTCGGCTGGCGGGCCGAGCCGCAGATGAAGGCGTCGCTGGCCTTCCCGGCCGGCTACCGGCGCATCGACCAGCTGCGTGACGACGTTCGTGCGCTGGCCAAGCAACACCCCGACCGCCTGCGGGTGCAATCGATCGGGCAGAGCCTCGAGGGACGCGAGATTCTGGCGCTGGAGCTGCTGGGCAAAACCCGCGGCCCGCGCCCCCCGGTCCTGTTCTATTCCGGCGTGCATGCCCGTGAACTGGTACCGGTCGAGATCCAGCTGCGCCTGCTCGACCACCTGGTCACGCGCTACGGCAAGGATCCGGTCGTGACCCGCTTGCTCGACGAGCGCGAGGTCTGGATCATCCCGATGCTGAACCCGGACGGGCGGCAGCGCGTGGAGCAAGGCGAAGACTTCTGGCGCAAGAACGCGCGCCTGAATCCAGACGGCTCCTTCGGCGTGGACCTCAACCGCAACTGCGACAACCACTGGCAGGAAGGTGAGGCGCGCCCGAACGAGGAGGTCTACCGGGGGCAAGCACCGCTCTCCGAGCCTGAGACGCGCGTGCTGACCAAGTTCATGAGCGAGAAGAAGTTCACCCTGGCGGTGGACATGCACAGCTTCGGCGGCATGCTGCTGTGGCCGCCCGGCTACGGCAAGACCTTCACCAAGCAGGAGGCCGTGCTCGGCAAGCTGGGACGGGCGATCGCCAACCGCCTGGCCTACAAGACCGGCACGATCGGGCGGGTGCTGTACCACGTCACGGGCGACACCACCACCTGGGTGCTGGAAGCCCACGGCACCCTGGCCTTCACCATCGAGCTGAACGACCCGGGCTTCTCGCCGGCCTTCGCGCAGGTGGAGAAGGACTGGAACGAGTGGCGCTGGCCGCTGATCTGGCTGGCGCTGGCGGCCGGCAACCCCGATGCGGCGGAGATGACCCTGCCGCCGGAGCCCCCCGCTTCGGCCGGCGTGCCCGGCTTGGCCTTGCGCTTCTGATCGCGGCGATCAGCCCCGA
This Candidatus Sericytochromatia bacterium DNA region includes the following protein-coding sequences:
- a CDS encoding WD40 repeat domain-containing protein, producing MRQSKWVQVAALGLALSLSGCGSVSLSDVRKPDFQAGASRRAGSGAQVLRGHAEAVRAVAVSPDGRTLASAGADGVIMLWDAATGDRQRVLEDRMGAVWALAYSPDGSMLASGSQDGLLRLWDTRSFQVLTSVNKPNGGALAVVFAAGDGIASVGDDGHLRWRDPRTAATRDVLSVGEDALTALDVSPDGGRLVTGDWNGTLKLWDLKQGRPLATFAGRADSITSVAFSPDGRLMAASSGDRRVVLYDTQTYQVVRTLAGLNGNRHQVRFSPDGRLLATGGSDKVVHLWEVDTGAPVGRFGGHQGAITSLAFHPSRRQVITGSTDATVRVWDLSAAR
- a CDS encoding pirin family protein, whose product is MTLPLSGANRPIAQIYPAPDLHWVGDGFRVMGYLQAYPTLEKAMNPFLLLDYHPPYHYPPTQARRGVGTHPHRGFETVTLAFEGSVSHHDSAGGGGTIGPGDVQWMSAASGVLHQEYHEANFARQGGLFHMAQLWVNLPAAHKMGPPSYHAITAAEMGEVTLPDGAGRVRVIAGEFEGARGPARPFTPIAIQDIQLQPGGRHTWNLPPHYNVGLVVMAGEILVNDTTRAGLHDFVSFGHDAERFSLTTSEGARLLLLAGEPINEPVVSYGPFVMNTMAEIKQAITDYNDGKFGRLDD
- a CDS encoding M14 family zinc carboxypeptidase, giving the protein MRQPLLSLLAATLLLAACGRPAIAPVASETATGQAASRSREASVGRISFKHDSGLAKLERWGFDLFENVDRNAGTVGARLTEAQIRRLKAAGFGWRAEPQMKASLAFPAGYRRIDQLRDDVRALAKQHPDRLRVQSIGQSLEGREILALELLGKTRGPRPPVLFYSGVHARELVPVEIQLRLLDHLVTRYGKDPVVTRLLDEREVWIIPMLNPDGRQRVEQGEDFWRKNARLNPDGSFGVDLNRNCDNHWQEGEARPNEEVYRGQAPLSEPETRVLTKFMSEKKFTLAVDMHSFGGMLLWPPGYGKTFTKQEAVLGKLGRAIANRLAYKTGTIGRVLYHVTGDTTTWVLEAHGTLAFTIELNDPGFSPAFAQVEKDWNEWRWPLIWLALAAGNPDAAEMTLPPEPPASAGVPGLALRF